The Venturia canescens isolate UGA chromosome 7, ASM1945775v1, whole genome shotgun sequence genome segment AATCTTCCGTTACCATTGGTAGTTCAAATTGccggaaatttttctttcaaaattggAATGGCATCTGCGAAACCGCCAATGACACTTTGAAACTTTTCAGCCATGTCAGTTTCTAGGATAGCTTTACACAACGGTCCGAAATTATAATCTTCAGAATAAGTAACAAGCAAAACTGGTTTCCCTGCTGACTTGagaaaatttagaaaataCCGTAAAGCTGTTTCCGGTGGGTTAGTTACCGGCACGAATCCACCAAAAAAGCTGTCGAATGAGTCACATAGTAACTCACTCGTTTCTTCATTATATTCTTCTGCTGCTGGATTTGAAGCCGTCGTCCAAATATTGAATGGTGTATTTTCATGGTCTGCTGCCAATTGTACAAAATCTTCTTCTCTACCGGaacaccattttttcatagcAAAGTACACGATTTCGCAATTCTCAAACGTCAAACGCATCTTGGATATCAGCTTctgaagaaaatgataaaaaaaaatagtttcgaTGAAGAGTCTCTCGGAGCGGACTCGATTTCATAAATATACTTGTCTCTAATCGCTACCGCGACTACCGATCATGGTAATTATAGTAACAATGGAGTGCGATTATTGAAATGTAAAATGAGTCTGGCAAATATCTGGCACAGCCGTTCGTTGTATTCGTATCTAAACGTTGACACCTTAAATCTGTTTTTATTTGTTGGGACGCTGCTTCGGTTTTGTACTTTGCTTCGTCAAAAAACTATACGGCAAAGTTGATGGGGTTTCACGTTCTTGGATGAGTCACACTGTTATTGAGAACACGATGTCCgcacaaaaatgatgaaaattattttttgaaaatggtCCAACTGCAGTCAGTATGCAATAGGAAGTCAGTAAATCGTTCGTTAGTTAAGAGAAATTATGTTGTACTGTAATTCACGGGTTTTTCGGCTCGTCTGGGTTTTCACGGCTGATGAATAAACTTTTTACTGTGCGAAGCGGATTGTTAAAAAATCTGTGAGACATTAACAGAGAAGGATtcgaagaacaaaaaaacggATAAACTTCCAAATACCGGCTGTCATTTTGTTTGTGGTCGtttgattacgaaaaaaaacataatagaaacgaaaataaacgCCGGAATTGAACAATGTCGCCAGCGACTCATCGCGTTCCAGGAACTATATCAACGATAACTAATTATTCCGATTCGATTATTAAGCAAATTATTCCGAGGATTCAACTGGCAGAGACGTGCACGTGCGGGAGAAGTTTCTAGATTCAAAACGGGCAAGTAAGTAAAAAATGATGGTACTGATTTTAGGAACGAAGAAAATCTTCATTTACTATTTTTGCGTATAAATCTTGATTATCTTGGTATATCAGCTAACTTTCGTTTCAACTTAGAAGGCCATGCTTTAAAGCATTTTGCCAGATTCGAACCAGAGACCGTTATTATTAGTCATCTGAAAAGTATGTGAATGAAAGATTAATCAGTGGGTTTACTTcttaagggggtcaccccgtgtgGCAGCCGGATATTTTGGAGtcttttcgtgattttttttggggCGGTCAaaaatttctgtatgattttagttcagacGATTgtcactgctttacaaatcaaaaggCTCTTTGGTTTTTTCATATCAGATCAACCAATCCCCCGGAATCGTGAAGCCCATAGAGAAACGTATGGGTTCCTGTAGTGCAGTTTTATACCGAATCTACTCGAGATatgagagttaaaaaattgtgtcGTCGAGctgaaataccaataaatgTAAACCCttagaatttcaaaaatctgtgttttttcctcgtcgcaaaaaaatcgcaaaaaaatcgcaaaaaaacTCTAAAAAATTGGGCTGTCACGCGGGTTGACCCCCTTAAGGGATGTTCCTgacgagagtttttttagggTCGCAATGGTGACTTATAACGAGCATAGTTATTTTCCTGGCATTTGCGCTAACACCAGCTGTTGATAGGGAAGAACGAGCCGTCGTTTGAACTCAACAAATCCTACATTACCGGCCTGGCATCAAGATCCAAAGAACGACAAATTCTGCGttgataaaacaaataaaaatgatgctctaaattcaattaaaaaatgcatCTTCTCCGAATTTGGAAGAAAACAATTTACAAATTcatagagaatgaaaaaatcatttgacagATATAATTTATAACGCTCTTGTTTTCgagaaaacgaaatgaaaacagAATTAAAAGTACTAAGTATGCGACATacaataaaagtaaaaaatcattatgaACATGTGAATTAGAAGTAATCAATCAATTCAATAATGCAAAGGATTACTAAACAAAGTTCAAACGCATTTGCTATCCCTCTCTTCTCATTAATTGCAAATATCACAATAATTTCCTTGGACACTAATTTGAGTGCCTGCTTTTGTCGGCAATCACTGTAATTGCTGGACCCAATAACTGTCAATTCATTTAGTATTGTAcattcattgaattttattaaatattaccatacaaatttacaacaattatttacaattgtgATTGTTATCGGGAACAATTAATAATTCAGGTAAAACGTAATATGATACATGAGATGAAATTTGATCGATATTAGTGACAGGTTCTTAGTCGTTCTCTTACGATACAATTTTTACATTCCCCTTGTTCGTAATTCAATGAACgagagcattttttatttcgtagtTTATTACACAATCGTGTAATGAACTATTTCGCACCAATTGctcgtaaaataaatattcgtcgaataaaaaaaggaggaaaaaagagtaTCAAAGAATCGACTCAAATGAAGTCGGTGACGAAAATCTTTTTCAAATCTGGCACCGAACCGCCAATCTCGTGTTTGCATACGTCCCCGTTGTCCATGTAACTGAGCCCTGTATTTTTTAACGCGTTTTTAAGACTGTCCATGGACAGGTTTGGCAGTTTATTATTCGGATAAACTTTGTCAAGGTCGTTCATCGAGTATCCCgggctgatttttttcaaacgatacGATTGTATCGTTGGTTTTGTACTCTCGATCGCCTCCTccgtttgacaattttttttgttgcgacTCGCCAATGTGCTCTCCTCGCAGCTCCAATTGTTCTCGATTATCTTCGGCGTAAAAGAACGCATGTTGACCTTCACTTCTTGGCTGCAAGGTGCACGCTTCGATCCTGCCAGAAGTTCGACCTGTAGCGACACAATCTTCTATTAcattcttctttctctccgcCGAAAGACGTACAAAACGGATGATGAGTATGCTCGCATTGATCGGAATGGATTGGGAAAGAAGCGCGGAAAGGATTTCACCAGGAAGTCTGGTAAACCAGCAATGATGGATTGTCCggtaaaatgttgaaaaagtaCGAATTAATTTTGAGCATGGAAGGAATGAAATGATCGAGAAATCTGAGATTCCGATCGCTTAAAAGTTTGGCATCAGTCTAATTGAGACTAAAATTGAACAGATCGAAAGCATTGGCAACGTTTTCGTTCTTGCATTATTCTTATTTCAATGATAAGGAGGAGCAAACGAAGGATTTCTTCATACCATTCAAATCAAAGGGATAATAACCTTTGTACCCTTTCGCTGAAAGAATTCAAAGTCGTCATTGGCGACGGTTGTGACGGAGCAGCAGCTCCGGCTGCGACTCTTGCACGAGCTCATCGTGTCGTCGAAGTCGCCATTGTCAAGGTCGCAGCTCTCGTCGTCCGAGGTCTCATAACCGATTTCTTGTTCGACGCTACCCAGACGCGAAGGATCCGCGCCATTTTGCTGTTGTTGCTCTCTGGCCCGCAGCAGAAAATCGCTCCGGATATCGTACGTGCGAGAGTCGAGGCCAATGTGGGGATACTTGGCGTGGTCGAAACTCTGGTTTCTTCGGACGACATTTCTCGTCGactctctttcctcttttcgaCAGGTCGAGGAGCCCGGAAACTTCTCTATTGGGCCGGTTTCCATGCCCAATGAACTTCTGACCTGGCGACGTGCTGCCCCACAAATACCGTGAACACTTTCTTCCCTGATCTCGTCGAGACTTTTCGCGAATTTTCGCTTCATCGGATCTTCTAGTTGCACCAAATTTTCCATGTTCTGACCGAAAACGTCGGTGCTACCGATTTTTCGACGATTTGCGAATTCCAAATTCTCGTTCAGACGCATCAGTCGCTGCTGCGCCGCGTGCTCCCTCGGACTCGATCCACTCTTCACCATTTCTTGGTGGTGATGGTGATGATTGTGATGACGTTTGTGACGGGGCTCGAAAGTCGAACTTGTGAACGAAGTCAATTCCGCTGGCAACGAAGCGTACGCATTATCCTCGGCGACCGATTGAGCGCGATGCGGATAATGTTGAGTGCCCATTGTTATCGTGCCAGTGCGCGCTGTAACGCATCAATTCGTAAATCAGAAACCTTAGGACTTTAAGGAGGTACGGCTACTCCCGTCGAATCGAAAAAGAGCTTATTTAAGGATgtttggtacaaaagtctaaataattagaaattgatcaaatttggtcataatgttcttcaacatcaattgcgaagacacaatttttttcaaaattttcttctgctcagttatcgagtaattacgcattaaagcagatttcttatgcccggaatgtatacctacaTATATGgaaatgctatgcttatacacgtgaactttagcgatcaattactcgataactgtacagaagaaaaatctttaaaaatttgtattgtcaaatttggcactaaagaacatgttcaccaaattttataaaattctgatcattttgaaattttttatgtctttagcatggtttagcattgtttgggtttgtttgtttgtttgggtttgtttaggtatggcaacattgtatcgcctgtaccaaGAATCCTTAAGCTCTTTCAGAATCATCGATTATCATTGCTTATATAATGTCCTACATTCTTGATAATTGATTTATTTAGTAGAGATTAAATAGAGCTGAGGAAGAGCCCCGACTATTTCTCCATCCAATAATGATCGATTGTAAAGTGAAACTTTATTGTAATGTAATAATTAATTGAGACGGTGAAATagcattttttgatttttcacaacATCTGTTATATCCCATCTAccaaaatttgagttttggATTACCTCAGTTGGATGCAAGAGCATGGAAAACTATGATAAAAACTGAACTTCCGCAGGTTGCCTTCATAAGGGGACGTACTTTATCATGTAAAAATGtccaactttgaaaatttattacgtTCGAACGAAACGGTCAATGTCGTTTTAAATTTTGGGAACAGCTGCGTAAAGTATTCGTTTatgtttcataaaaaattctagaccAAAAGTTGGATTTCGAGTAATAGTGGTACCTCCTTAACGCGGGTACGAAACCCTTCATCTAATCAAATTTTGGTAAAAAGTTCCAGCTGCTTTCGAATAACAGCGAGAATTAATTTCCCTCGTCAAAAAGCTATCAGTAAAGTCGTTAATTAACGCGAGTGAGGAACTTGTTGAAACGATGGATTTTCTGAACAGATTTGAGCTCtatcaaaaatcaatttctgctataaaatttttatcaaaaaagttGTTGAACACAAAATAAGAGTTTGATATCCTTTTTTCTCAGTTGTGTTTTGAAATAGAATATTTTCCAACTGGAACTAACTTCGATTATGATGATTATGCAATCGTCCGTAAAGGCTGCCATTTGTGAGTGGAAACTTGAGACCATGATTCAAGTTTAGTTGAAGCTTGTATTCGGCGTCCTGTTCGAAGTGCCTGAACTTCCCGTCCAGTCCGCCTGAAAAGCACGAGGTGATCATCAAAATAGTCCAAGAAATTTCTTAGTCAAGTGGCATTTTTAAAAAGATTCGTTCACTCACAATGCGCAAGTTTCTGAGAGTTGTCGTGCTTCGTGTAAACTTTGGCGACGTATCGGCAAAACATTTTGTCGAATATCGCCAAGAAAATTGGCAGAAGCACATCCTTGATGAGGGGCAACCATATTGCAAGATTTTGTGGTGAGCAATAATCCTGCAGAAGATCCGGCCTGATCGAGACGAtctggaaaataaatgaaagagCTGCCTTGATAAATACGTCGACGTCTCGATGCCATTGGACCCGAGAAAATTCACACTTGAAACaaaaatcgtgggtgaaaatttCGCCGTGCCTTGGAACGCGGGGGCTTCTGTGAATGTTGCATTCTATGATGGAAAAATAGAGTCAAAACTCCAAGAGACACGAAACTTTAAGTGCTTGAACCAACGCAGCTTTAAGGGAGTTTTTCATCGAAGTTGAGATCCTGCTAACGCTTGtggaaatgattttcaatcggtcgataaagtacggtgaaTCGCGCAGAGATTTTATTCGGTTAATGAAAAGTGTTATCTCATCAGTTTGAAATCGATCTTTCtgttttgttattttcgaCGTAACTCGTAAGAACGGATTTGTTTAATGCTGTGACATGCTTCTTCCAAAGGGCCATCGTCCCCTGATACGTGAATGTCGATCGTTGCCAAAAGTGGtcgaggaaagaaagaaaggcGAGACATGGAAATGATTTATCCCCGAACGGAGATCTAGTAATTATCATGACCACAGGCGAGACCATTCGCGGCAAGAGATCCTGGACTGGTCGTTATATATAGGAGCCCGTTTATACGCGATTTATGCTcgagcgaatgaaatttcttaGTTAGAGCAACTTCACGATAAATGACTTCGCTTTCGCTGGAAAAATCCGGACGTTGATTCGAGCCTACGATTCCACAAAACTCGTCCGTCATTTTGAGATCGTTTGTGCCGGCCATAATCGGTCGTAGAAAATAACGTTGCTCTCATACCGTGCGAatgttcattttcatttagCTCTCAGTTTCCATCCTGTTTATTTGCTCAATTAATAAGGTTGCTTCGTCAGGCTTCCATTAATCCGGTTATTCTCgttaccattttttcaaaactcattgAACCAGCATGCGTTAATCAATTATCTAAATCGATATCGAAATCCTAAACATCGGAAAAGATTATCAGGCGTTAGCTCCCCTTAAACACCCCTTAATCAGAGGTTATTCGTTCAAGGCCTTTTCCAAATGTCTGCATTCAATTCGAtcaccgtttttttctcatctcttACAATTTCTCTGGTCGGCTGCGATCGAAATCCACACCGGAAGGAatgttttcaagaaaaaagctttttctgattgaaaaaagtcaaatttcGCCAAATCTAATATCAAATTGTGGAGcagtcgaaatttcgattcCAATTCAACTGAAAGTTGAAACATTGCTGGATCGAATCGCTGCTTCGCAGCTTCCCAAGCCCATTTCAACGATTCCCACAGATGTCCACACCAATAAAAAACCCATTAAATCTGTCGGTTAAATCCCTCTCATTCATGAGCTCAAAATGCTCGACAGCTTCGCACATTTCACCTAATTTTACGTGAGTAATTGAAACTACAGCTCTTGCGTTTTCGTATCTCATTACGCTGATAGAAAACGCCTCGGTTACAGATAAGCACCGCTAAATAAAAGTGGGGAAGGTATCAAGAGTGGACTCTCGATTTATCGGTTTTAATAAACTAACGTCTTACGTCGTTGCGCGAAACTTTCGATTTTACAGCGAGAGACTACGTGCGGTGAAAACGCTCATCGAGGCAAGCAGCAACGGTCGCGCTTTCAGGAGTTTGCTTATAGatgtatatgtataaatatatagaaatataAGCCCACATTTTCATTATGGTTTCAGTCTATACGTGTGTTTTGATaatcgagaatttttattgtattcaCGAACGAGATAGACTTTGTTCTCACGAGTTGGTAAAACAAACCCGTTGGCTTTTAACGCTAATAAAAATAACAGcaccaataaataaataaactaattaataacaataaaatccagaataataataatcaggattagcattattattatcatataTAGAACCGTGTATAATTATTTGCTCACGATCTTGATCGCAGTGTGAGTAATTATCGTTATAATGATATCGAGGCTTATGCTGTTTCGTGCTAGCGAGCGATCTCCGATTCGATGTTAAACTCGAGCACTGCCATCACGATAGTTGATGTACGAGTACATATATGGGGCATTTGACGTCAAGTGGAACCTTCTTTCCGGAGAGGGGGCTCTGCCATGGCAATTTTGACTCTCGCTTGGAATTTACTTCCTGATTAGCTTATGCACGGTCTCCCGCGTGGTTGTGGGCTTTAATTATAATTTGTGGGAGTTATTTATAGTGTGTACTATTTTAATTACATTTGGTACCGACTGCCATATTGGAGGAAGAATTTTAATTGAATCCTCAAATAATCGCGATGCTAAAGGAATGTTTTTGAAACGTTAATTCCCAGGCTATTTTAAGTAGTAATCGTAAGCGGAAATTGTGCTGGAATTCGAGCGTAATCAAAATCTCAAAGAGTACATTTTTCTCGGAGTCTCCAATAAAGTCTCGTGTTTTTAGCCACATTTAGTTCGAACGTTCGTGATTCTCAgtgtgattttcagcttttATTTCGACACGAAAGAACGTAACGCTGCTTCTCTTTCCCGCACGAATTTCACGTCACTTCACCGGTTATTTGGCTGGTGCTTATGCTCAGACTTTCGAGAGTGGCGTGCAAAAATAATAGAACGACGTCGTGTACATCTAATTAGAAAATAGACTCTTGCTCCGCACAATATACTTAGCAGTGTCCGGTCGCAAGCGCGTACGTAATtattaatatatatgtataaatttGTATGTAATAAAGGCTGTGACACTTTGAGAAACGCATGAGCTCAACGTCGAGCAATTGTGAGTTAATACTTTACGATTAGTTGGGCTTAGCTCACAATTTCTCTTGCCCCTCTTTCAGCACGATTTCGTTTAAGAGTCTGCGCATCTACGTGGCTTTTGAATCTTTTATTTATCGCATGATAAACGATGATGGAGATGGCCTCAGACACGTGGAAAGCTGCCCCTCGTTCCATTCGTAGtatctttaattttttttttttttagtgaggGGAAAGCTACCGGGGGGAAAtcctttccattttttcagttccatttttggaaaattcacgCTCCCTCAGACATATTTCGATCTATAgactgaggaaaaaaatggttgattcaatagcaattgatgttattggacgagttttcttcattcaactGCAATGTTTTTGGAGGGAATGGATCTGTAGTTTGgtctaaaactattttattcgtacaatcatgtttaaccttgtgatGATGATATATTTCATGGGCACTCCGTAATGCCACATTTTCTTGTCCCAgtgacttttttctcacagtGCATAAAAGTTTTCTGAGATTATGGAAAGGCGGAATGTTGAATGTTTGACACTTTTTGCTAGAGAATagagaaatagggaaaaaaatgaaaaatcgaaaaagctACGATTTATGCAGTTTTacatgaaaaaagatttttctctgattaCTAAAGTTTTCTGATTACTCGTTTGGGTTCTCGTATCCGAATTATTCGCGACAATAATCCCCGCGGTGTTTGGTGAAAGTCACCAAAACTACGAAATTATTAAAacttaattcgaaaatttcatacttttcgtacggttttaatatttatccCGAgacaaatattatttattgataCGAAAGCGCAGCGGATTATTCCCAATAAAAAGTCACcgttttttaacataaaaatcCAATACATTCGAGGCAAGAGGCTCGAGCATTGGAGACGCGAAAATCGATATCGGTGATTTATAATAGcaaggaaaaaacaaatccTTCGGGATCGTAGAATATTCACGATAGCAGCTTGACTTGCGCAATTGCTTAATTACAGTCTCGATTTATCGACGTGTAAGTATCACGTATAGATCGTCACGATGTCACGTTGGTTGCTGTACGTAATTGGTAGGTTGACGGACTCGACGTGTAATgcatatgaataaaaatgaaaatgcttTGCCATGAGCCGGCTGGAGAACTTTCCCCTCAAAGTATTTCGTCTCTTCGATAAACAGTACGATTACCACGGTCGAATTATTACCAACTGCACATTTTAATCACTGTTTACAAGGACTTCAACTGTCCCATCAGAAAATTAGGATGCAAATTTTCGGGGTatattttggttttatcaactCCTGTAACGACCCGAATCAACGCTCGATTTTTGTTGATCATGGTCGAtggaaattttggaaaattaagCTTCGTGCGTTGATTGCACCTTATTTGTAACAAATGCGGAAGTCGCGCCCAAAGGTTCAACCAACCCAGTTTCCGGCGTGAGGTGCCCACTCGCACGAATATCCTCTTGTTACGAATAGATTTTTATGACGCCACGTCAGCCTTTCCTTTGACACTATTTTGCcatggaaaatcattttcaacagGTTTTTTGTGCTCGAACTAATTCTGTGAGACTCGAATGTCAAAAACATTGGAACGGAGGCTTCACCGTAACG includes the following:
- the LOC122413004 gene encoding uncharacterized protein isoform X2 — its product is MRSEVGEWLATCVGSPICILLLSWSLLIYQNQASSLKRRIDVLSSAILAQSLAHQLGLLLYAILTLIRPTNHFGEICSSLVWILNSSSILQELTLTSIAIFAAIGKDETCLTKNHIKYHLVSLSVVSACIGITGVLNFEPEVCVFLAHEVSIKYGIFVNSLRALLCLATTFGLFTSLFRDACRSPKAELLKSVSDLSEASSKNSSGAFECHPQNWDPSSGSCTSGSTNSRACLRKRKPHVDETGDKSTVYSILFVCYLFHHLPVLIVSIRPDLLQDYCSPQNLAIWLPLIKDVLLPIFLAIFDKMFCRYVAKVYTKHDNSQKLAHCGLDGKFRHFEQDAEYKLQLNLNHGLKFPLTNGSLYGRLHNHHNRTRTGTITMGTQHYPHRAQSVAEDNAYASLPAELTSFTSSTFEPRHKRHHNHHHHHQEMVKSGSSPREHAAQQRLMRLNENLEFANRRKIGSTDVFGQNMENLVQLEDPMKRKFAKSLDEIREESVHGICGAARRQVRSSLGMETGPIEKFPGSSTCRKEERESTRNVVRRNQSFDHAKYPHIGLDSRTYDIRSDFLLRAREQQQQNGADPSRLGSVEQEIGYETSDDESCDLDNGDFDDTMSSCKSRSRSCCSVTTVANDDFEFFQRKGTKVIIPLI
- the LOC122413004 gene encoding uncharacterized protein isoform X1, which translates into the protein MRSEVGEWLATCVGSPICILLLSWSLLIYQNQASSLKRRIDVLSSAILAQSLAHQLGLLLYAILTLIRPTNHFGEICSSLVWILNSSSILQELTLTSIAIFAAIGKDETCLTKNHIKYHLVSLSVVSACIGITGVLNFEPEVCVFLAHEVSIKYGIFVNSLRALLCLATTFGLFTSLFRDACRSPKAELLKSVSDLSEASSKNSSGAFECHPQNWDPSSGSCTSGSTNSRACLRKRKPHVDETGDKSTVYSILFVCYLFHHLPVLIVSIRPDLLQDYCSPQNLAIWLPLIKDVLLPIFLAIFDKMFCRYVAKVYTKHDNSQKLAHCGLDGKFRHFEQDAEYKLQLNLNHGLKFPLTNGSLYGRLHNHHNRTRTGTITMGTQHYPHRAQSVAEDNAYASLPAELTSFTSSTFEPRHKRHHNHHHHHQEMVKSGSSPREHAAQQRLMRLNENLEFANRRKIGSTDVFGQNMENLVQLEDPMKRKFAKSLDEIREESVHGICGAARRQVRSSLGMETGPIEKFPGSSTCRKEERESTRNVVRRNQSFDHAKYPHIGLDSRTYDIRSDFLLRAREQQQQNGADPSRLGSVEQEIGYETSDDESCDLDNGDFDDTMSSCKSRSRSCCSVTTVANDDFEFFQRKGTKVELLAGSKRAPCSQEVKVNMRSFTPKIIENNWSCEESTLASRNKKNCQTEEAIESTKPTIQSYRLKKISPGYSMNDLDKVYPNNKLPNLSMDSLKNALKNTGLSYMDNGDVCKHEIGGSVPDLKKIFVTDFI